One window of Candidatus Nitrospira kreftii genomic DNA carries:
- a CDS encoding UvrABC system protein A — protein MPNPLASKLSTDHLIIEGARQNNLKNVSLQIPHNKVTAITGVSGSGKSSLAFDTIFAEGQWRYVESLSTYARMFLDKVARPDVDRILNVRPAIAIEQKNQVRTSRSTVGTTTEIADLLRLLFAKIGKSTCPDCHQEARSFQPDTVADDLLTRWSDARAMVLFPIAAPSRKEEAVLIQSLLTRGLTRIKAGEDIIDLHEVTAPSLHTCPSLFIVLDRLVIREDNRTRLVEAIETAFREGEGCCSVDIIDHGRQSYSTRFLCQGCGRTFEPLRPILFSSNHPLGACPECKGFGNVLRYDPELVIPDQTKSLAEGAVEPWSKPSSTWWQKQMLVAMQRHGVDVTAPFTSLPQDIQRLLWEGEKSFDGINDFFEYLEGKRYKLHVRVMLSRYRTPFDCPGCHGSRLKPDALFVKIADSDIHTTMEHTVERLSGWVEALPLRQSEQEIAADILRQLRAKLEFLQRVGLGYLTLNRQTKTLSGGEAQRVALANQLGSRLVGTLYVLDEPTIGLHARDTDLLAGILRDLAASGNTVVVVEHDRRMIESADHIVELGPHSGEKGGAIVCAAPTQEFLRDRRATTARYLRGEDSIPLPTKRRTGTGQTLVIAGADEHNLKDLFVRIPLGMLICVTGVSGSGKSTLVEDTLYRAIARAFRVESLPMGRFKAIKGIEHLTGIRLIDQQPIGRTPRSNPITYLKAFDEIRQLFASEREARQQRFTPGHFSFNAVGGRCERCEGSGVEKLEMYFFEDIYAPCEICEGKRFKPETLKIRYRGKNVSDVLNMTVEQALAFFTGTPKLQERLHLLTSIGLGYLRLGQSATTLSGGEAQRLKIAAELTSGDNRKRGRHSSTGSGNQSPGMLYIMDEPTTGLHFEDIKKLLAVLHKLVDVGNTLVVVEHNLDVIKSADWIIDLGPEGGAAGGQIVAEGRPEQVAKVAASHTGRFLATALTGETSTG, from the coding sequence ATGCCGAACCCTCTGGCCTCCAAACTCTCGACCGATCACCTCATCATCGAGGGGGCGCGGCAGAATAATCTTAAGAACGTCTCGCTTCAGATTCCCCACAACAAAGTCACAGCCATTACCGGCGTGTCGGGATCCGGGAAATCCTCCCTCGCCTTTGATACGATCTTTGCCGAAGGGCAATGGCGCTATGTCGAGTCGCTCTCGACCTACGCCCGCATGTTTCTCGACAAGGTGGCTCGCCCGGATGTGGATCGTATTCTCAACGTGCGGCCGGCCATTGCCATCGAACAGAAAAATCAAGTGCGCACGTCCCGTTCGACGGTCGGCACGACGACGGAAATCGCCGATCTCCTGCGCCTACTCTTCGCCAAAATCGGCAAATCCACATGCCCGGATTGTCATCAAGAAGCCCGCTCCTTTCAGCCCGATACTGTCGCTGATGATCTGCTGACACGATGGTCCGATGCCCGGGCGATGGTGCTGTTCCCCATTGCGGCGCCATCGCGCAAAGAAGAAGCGGTCCTGATTCAATCGCTGCTGACTCGCGGGTTGACTCGTATCAAAGCAGGCGAGGACATCATTGATTTGCATGAGGTCACCGCGCCCTCACTCCACACGTGTCCCTCGCTCTTCATCGTCCTCGATCGCCTCGTGATCCGGGAAGACAACCGTACTCGTCTTGTCGAAGCGATCGAAACGGCGTTTCGTGAAGGAGAAGGCTGCTGCTCCGTCGACATCATTGACCATGGGCGGCAATCCTACAGCACCAGATTTCTCTGCCAGGGTTGCGGGCGCACCTTCGAACCCCTGCGACCGATCCTTTTTTCATCCAATCATCCGCTCGGCGCCTGCCCGGAATGCAAAGGGTTCGGCAATGTGCTGCGGTACGATCCCGAACTCGTGATCCCCGACCAGACCAAGTCCCTCGCTGAAGGAGCTGTGGAACCTTGGAGCAAGCCCAGCTCTACATGGTGGCAGAAGCAGATGCTCGTCGCAATGCAACGGCACGGCGTTGATGTGACCGCTCCATTCACGTCGCTTCCCCAAGACATACAACGGTTGCTCTGGGAAGGCGAGAAATCCTTTGATGGCATTAATGACTTTTTCGAGTACCTCGAAGGCAAACGCTATAAGCTGCATGTCCGCGTGATGCTCAGCCGCTATCGTACCCCCTTCGATTGCCCCGGTTGCCATGGCAGCCGCCTGAAACCGGATGCATTGTTCGTCAAGATTGCCGACAGCGATATTCATACGACGATGGAACATACCGTGGAACGTCTTTCAGGATGGGTAGAAGCTCTGCCGCTGCGCCAATCCGAGCAGGAGATCGCCGCGGATATTCTCCGGCAACTCAGGGCGAAGCTGGAATTTCTCCAGCGTGTCGGCCTCGGATACCTGACGCTCAACCGGCAAACTAAGACCCTCTCCGGCGGCGAAGCCCAGCGCGTGGCGCTCGCGAACCAACTGGGTTCTCGGCTCGTCGGCACACTTTACGTTCTCGACGAGCCGACGATCGGGCTTCATGCGCGTGATACAGATTTGTTGGCCGGCATCCTGCGCGACCTCGCTGCTTCCGGTAACACCGTCGTCGTCGTCGAACACGATCGCCGCATGATTGAATCGGCTGATCATATCGTCGAGCTTGGTCCTCACTCCGGCGAAAAGGGCGGCGCAATCGTCTGTGCCGCTCCCACCCAGGAGTTCCTCCGTGACCGTCGGGCGACCACCGCCCGATACCTGCGTGGCGAAGACTCCATTCCTCTCCCGACCAAGCGGCGAACCGGCACCGGCCAAACACTCGTCATCGCCGGAGCAGATGAGCACAATCTCAAAGACCTGTTCGTGCGCATTCCGCTCGGCATGTTGATCTGTGTCACCGGTGTCTCAGGATCGGGCAAGAGCACATTGGTCGAAGATACCTTGTACCGAGCCATCGCCCGTGCTTTTCGTGTGGAATCCTTGCCGATGGGTCGATTCAAAGCCATCAAAGGCATCGAGCACCTCACAGGCATCAGGTTGATCGATCAACAACCGATCGGACGCACACCACGATCCAACCCGATCACCTATCTGAAAGCCTTCGACGAGATCCGCCAGCTGTTTGCCTCAGAACGGGAGGCGCGCCAACAACGGTTCACGCCGGGACACTTTTCATTCAATGCCGTCGGTGGCCGCTGCGAACGCTGCGAAGGCAGCGGTGTCGAAAAGCTGGAGATGTACTTCTTTGAAGATATCTACGCGCCTTGCGAGATCTGCGAAGGTAAGCGCTTCAAACCGGAGACCTTAAAAATTCGTTACCGTGGCAAGAACGTCTCTGACGTGCTCAACATGACCGTGGAGCAGGCGCTCGCCTTCTTCACGGGAACGCCAAAATTACAAGAGCGGTTGCATCTGCTGACTTCTATCGGCCTGGGATATTTGCGCCTCGGTCAATCCGCGACGACCCTGTCTGGAGGCGAAGCTCAGCGACTGAAAATTGCCGCCGAGTTGACGTCGGGTGACAACCGGAAGAGGGGCCGGCACTCCTCGACAGGATCAGGGAACCAGTCTCCCGGCATGCTCTATATCATGGATGAGCCGACCACCGGTCTCCACTTTGAGGACATTAAAAAGCTCCTTGCCGTCCTTCACAAACTCGTCGATGTCGGCAACACACTGGTGGTGGTCGAGCACAATCTGGACGTCATCAAATCCGCCGATTGGATCATCGACCTTGGCCCAGAAGGCGGCGCCGCCGGCGGGCAGATCGTGGCCGAAGGACGGCCGGAGCAAGTGGCCAAAGTGGCCGCATCCCATACAGGACGATTCCTGGCAACCGCATTAACGGGGGAAACCTCAACAGGCTGA
- a CDS encoding hypothetical protein (conserved protein of unknown function), with amino-acid sequence MTKIRRVFVSHTSEFAKHPEKKSFVDAAVAAVNRAGCVPYDMEYFTARDEKPAQYCMDQVRECDVYVGIIGFRYGSPVRDRPEVSYTELEFEAASQAPLKKRMIFLLNPSVTGVPLEAFTDLEYGVRQKAFRTRLNNAGVTCKPFSDFHELEKLIYQALVEEISIAPETTEKTERITWPDGKSPYRGLLWFNQEYAPLFFGRDQEVAELIAKMSEPEGRALLVVGASGSGKSSVVSAGVWKAVIKEGRLPVSAQWLWQRIQPSDGDTPWDALARGLKETFQLPARPRLTGTGSALRDVLSQHLTQGQEWILFVDQFEELFTSGFTEPDIQAFLEQLIGTAQDATNRVRVVATIRSEFLGKLEAYKSTLNLLNSPYRYHLGPVSPRILQDMIEKPAEATGYTFEPGLVERILQDTGQEPGNLALVEYALKQLFERPKGRMFTTEAYTTIGGVVGAIATKANEVLSGLEDEVRGSFDLVFAELMHLERERPPTRRRAAVSMFSSNQAAKKLIDALAGQECRVLVTSGTGQEGIVEVAHEQLFSAWPKLKGWIDKSGEALRDIDHAEEEARRWQKEGDNPQELWLGSRAKKVFTAIEQFGKRLSPELRRFLRPQEVLIAQLNEHALTHQERLLIGQKLAEFGDQRPGVGVKDGLPDIAWIEIPGGKVKLEEVDPVFTVKPFQMAKYPVTNAQFDAFLMAEDGYGNEAWWKDIERQEAAQPSWREVNCPRETVSWYDAIAFCRWLSGKTGTNIRLPTEWEWQLAATGGNLQREYPWEGGWDSSRCNGYESRLNRTTAVGIYPAASTEQGVHDMAGNVWEWCLNEHDNPERPEAMHINNRGGRRVIRGGSWNNRPVNLRASSRSRNSTVTRNYALGFRLVQDIP; translated from the coding sequence ATGACTAAAATTCGCCGTGTATTCGTGAGCCATACGTCCGAATTTGCTAAACACCCAGAGAAGAAGTCTTTCGTTGATGCCGCAGTTGCGGCGGTGAACCGGGCAGGGTGTGTGCCGTATGACATGGAGTATTTCACGGCACGAGATGAAAAACCGGCTCAATATTGCATGGACCAGGTCCGTGAGTGCGACGTGTATGTCGGGATCATTGGATTTCGCTATGGATCGCCAGTGCGAGATCGGCCAGAGGTTTCGTATACCGAACTGGAATTTGAGGCTGCCTCTCAGGCCCCTCTGAAGAAACGGATGATCTTTCTCCTGAATCCGTCCGTCACAGGAGTGCCATTGGAAGCCTTCACCGATTTAGAGTATGGCGTTCGCCAGAAGGCCTTTCGCACGCGATTGAACAATGCAGGTGTGACATGCAAGCCATTTAGCGATTTCCATGAACTCGAAAAATTGATCTACCAGGCGCTGGTAGAAGAAATCTCCATTGCTCCGGAGACCACCGAAAAAACTGAGCGGATTACATGGCCGGACGGCAAGTCGCCCTATCGTGGGCTGCTCTGGTTTAACCAGGAGTATGCACCGTTGTTCTTCGGACGTGATCAGGAAGTAGCCGAGCTGATTGCCAAGATGAGCGAGCCGGAAGGGCGTGCATTGCTCGTCGTCGGGGCGTCCGGGTCGGGAAAATCGTCCGTGGTTTCGGCTGGTGTCTGGAAGGCCGTCATAAAAGAAGGACGCCTGCCGGTAAGTGCGCAATGGCTATGGCAGCGCATCCAGCCCAGCGATGGCGACACACCCTGGGATGCGCTGGCCCGGGGACTGAAAGAAACGTTCCAGCTCCCAGCCCGACCACGATTGACAGGCACAGGCTCGGCGCTGCGAGACGTGCTCTCTCAGCATCTCACCCAGGGCCAGGAATGGATCCTGTTCGTCGATCAATTCGAGGAGTTGTTCACGAGCGGCTTCACAGAGCCGGACATTCAGGCGTTTCTTGAGCAACTGATCGGCACGGCCCAAGACGCAACCAACCGAGTCAGGGTTGTGGCCACCATCCGCAGCGAATTCCTTGGAAAGCTAGAAGCCTATAAATCCACGCTGAACCTCCTCAATAGCCCCTACCGGTATCACCTGGGACCTGTGTCGCCACGGATATTGCAGGATATGATCGAGAAGCCGGCTGAGGCGACTGGATACACGTTTGAGCCGGGACTCGTCGAACGGATCTTGCAGGACACCGGGCAAGAGCCAGGGAACCTGGCGCTCGTCGAGTATGCCCTCAAGCAGCTCTTTGAGCGGCCAAAGGGCCGGATGTTTACGACGGAGGCGTACACAACCATTGGTGGGGTGGTGGGAGCCATCGCGACGAAGGCCAATGAGGTCTTGTCTGGTTTGGAGGATGAGGTGCGCGGATCGTTCGACCTCGTCTTTGCCGAACTCATGCATCTCGAACGGGAACGCCCGCCGACGCGACGCCGCGCGGCCGTTTCGATGTTCAGTTCAAATCAGGCCGCCAAGAAGCTCATCGATGCATTGGCAGGACAAGAGTGCCGCGTCTTGGTCACGAGCGGGACCGGACAAGAGGGTATCGTGGAAGTCGCTCATGAGCAGCTGTTTAGCGCCTGGCCGAAACTCAAGGGCTGGATTGACAAGAGCGGGGAAGCCTTGCGCGATATCGATCATGCGGAGGAAGAAGCCAGGCGGTGGCAGAAAGAGGGCGACAATCCACAGGAGTTGTGGCTTGGCTCCCGCGCGAAGAAGGTGTTCACGGCGATTGAGCAATTCGGCAAGAGGCTCTCCCCGGAGTTGAGGCGGTTCTTGAGACCACAAGAGGTATTGATTGCACAATTGAATGAACATGCGCTCACGCATCAGGAGCGTCTGTTGATCGGCCAGAAACTCGCCGAGTTTGGCGACCAGCGGCCTGGCGTCGGTGTGAAGGATGGCCTGCCCGACATCGCCTGGATCGAGATTCCCGGAGGAAAGGTGAAGTTGGAAGAGGTCGATCCTGTGTTCACGGTAAAGCCCTTCCAGATGGCCAAATACCCAGTGACGAACGCCCAGTTCGATGCGTTTCTTATGGCAGAGGATGGCTATGGAAACGAGGCGTGGTGGAAGGACATCGAACGCCAAGAAGCTGCTCAGCCGTCGTGGCGGGAAGTCAATTGTCCGCGCGAGACGGTCTCCTGGTATGACGCCATCGCCTTTTGCCGGTGGCTCAGTGGCAAGACCGGAACCAACATTCGTCTTCCCACCGAATGGGAATGGCAACTAGCTGCGACAGGAGGAAATCTACAACGTGAGTATCCATGGGAAGGAGGGTGGGATAGTTCTCGGTGCAATGGCTATGAAAGCCGGTTGAACCGTACGACAGCTGTTGGGATATATCCAGCTGCATCCACAGAACAGGGAGTTCACGATATGGCTGGGAATGTGTGGGAATGGTGTCTGAACGAGCACGACAATCCCGAACGACCGGAGGCCATGCACATCAACAACAGAGGCGGCCGGCGCGTGATCCGTGGTGGCTCCTGGAACAACAGACCGGTGAACCTGCGTGCATCTTCCCGGAGCAGGAACTCCACCGTCACCCGGAACTACGCCCTGGGCTTCCGTCTCGTTCAGGACATTCCCTAA